The Meles meles chromosome 12, mMelMel3.1 paternal haplotype, whole genome shotgun sequence genome includes a window with the following:
- the PXN gene encoding paxillin isoform X3 — protein sequence MDDLDALLADLESTTSHISKRPVFLSEETPYSYPTGNHTYQEIAVPPPVPPPPSSEALNGTILDPLDQWEPSASRFIHQQPQSPSPACGSRAKTPSASVAQDGARPPCSRAGEEEHVYSFPNKQKSAEPSPTVMSSSLGSNLSELDRLLLELNAVQHNPPGFPADEANSSPPLPGALSPHYGIPENNSPLGGKAGPLTKEKPKRNGGRGLEDVRPSVESLLDELESSVPSPVPAITVNQGEMSSPQRVTSSQQQTRISASSATRELDELMASLSDFKTSSSAVALSSLGLLPKPAPSPCHIPSASPLPPGPSLFLPSTPKLASGGPAASQEVLCLEDPSNGQGLRPPVAALQVTPDTPNARSPSVEGPLGPFGAENQAQVWRDLPSLTSEVSRAPPCHTPPCQAGRAGPQEPGDPHGLLANPLYPEEAMAAAWEHPWALEAHRPEIPHRATPSFPEVTEPAVVAVDRQAVFPDTWSLTKERGQPKQRAKAEPGEPESNRPAPVDEEQLGGQTPMRGSLVRPTQGPETLRQLEGTTEAAAQAQREQPEPPPAAVTDTPNTAERISASGQIRSVIRRSRETGHAHPMSREPSPRRRLDPATLSRTPSQERLIAELQGRLGIQPEAEEAAGAAGVSAEDWLTEGVVITVQPRGRRAGGQLVEKVVFPPGSPVPLRRTFPLLASPPPVSLLQPHKDASASSPCPSPSLPAPSSLRPSAFARGSPGVPSAAAGLREEGVQGPTPPPPAPHTWRSVGCQTDEDPLFPPMQIQGLEQMADGEAWAAGWPPSDRQSSPEGQDEGGFMAQGKTGSSSPPGGPPKPGSQLDSMLGSLQSDLNKLGVATVAKGVCGACKKPIAGQVVTAMGKTWHPEHFVCTHCQEEIGSRNFFERDGQPYCEKDYHNLFSPRCYYCNGPILDKVVTALDRTWHPEHFFCAQCGAFFGPEGFHEKDGKAYCRKDYFDMFAPKCGGCARAILENYISALNTLWHPECFVCRECFTPFVNGSFFEHDGQPYCEVHYHERRGSLCSGCQKPITGRCITAMAKKFHPEHFVCAFCLKQLNKGTFKEQNDKPYCQNCFLKLFC from the exons ACGCCCTGCTGGCCGACTTGGAGTCCACCACCTCCCACATCTCCAAACGGCCCGTGTTCTTGTCGGAGGAGACCCCCTACTCATACCCGACTGGAAACCATACATACCAGGAGATTGCCGTGCCGCCCCCTGTCCCGCCACCCCCGTCCAGTGAGGCCCTCAATGGCACGATCCTTGACCCCTTAGACCAGTGGGAGCCCAGTGCCTCCCGATTCATCCACCAGCAG CCTCAGTCCCCGTCGCCCGCGTGTGGCTCCCGTGCCAAAACGCCCAGCGCCTCCGTGGCCCAGGACGGCGCCCGCCCCCCGTGCTCCCGAGCCGGTGAGGAAGAGCACGTCTACAG tTTCCCCAACAAGCAGAAGTCGGCTGAGCCTTCACCCACTGTGATGAGCTCCTCCCTGGGCAGCAACCTTTCTGAACTTGACCGCCTGCTGCTGGAACTGAATGCGGTGCAGCATAACCCCCCGGGCTTCCCTGCAG ATGAGGCCAACTCAAGCCCGCCGCTGCCTGGGGCTCTGAGCCCTCACTATGGCATCCCAGAGAATAACAGCCCGCTGGGGGGCAAAGCTGGACCCCTGACGAAAGAGAAGCCCAAGCGGAATGGGGGCCGCGGCCTGGAGGATGTGCGGCCCAGTGTGGAGAGTCTCTTGGATGAACTCGAGAGCTCCGTGCCCAGCCCCGT CCCTGCCATCACTGTGAACCAGGGTGAAATGAGCAGCCCTCAGCGAGTCACCTCCAGCCAGCAGCAGACACGCATCTCAGCCTCCTCTGCCACCAGGGAGCTGGACGAGCTGATGGCCTCCCTTTCGGATTTCAAG acCAGCTCCTCTGCTGTGGCCTTGAGCTCCCTGGGGCTGCTGCCCAAACCGGCTCCATCCCCATGCCACATACCTTccgcttctcctctccctcctgggccctctCTGTTCTTACCATCCACTCCTAAGCTTGCCTCTGGAGGTCccgctgcctcccaggaggtcctcTGCTTGGAGGACCCCAGTAATGGGCAGGGCCTTCGACCTCCTGTGGCTGCCCTCCAGGTGACACCTGACACTCCCAACGCAAGGTCTCCCTCTGTGGAGGGCCCTCTGGGGCCGTTTGGTGCAGAGAACCAGGCTCAGGTTTGGAGAGACCTACCAAGCCTCACAAGTGAGGTTTCCAGGGCACCCCCCTGCCACACACCACCCTGCCAGGCTGGGCGCGCAGGTCCCCAGGAGCCTGGAGACCCCCATGGGCTGTTGGCCAACCCTTTGTACCCAGAGGAAGCCATGGCTGCCGCTTGGGAGCATCCGTGGGCTTTGGAGGCACACAGGCCTGAGATCCCCCACAGAGCCACACCCAGCTTCCCAGAAGTAACTGAGCCAGCTGTCGTGGCCGTGGACCGTCAGGCTGTCTTCCCAGATACCTGGAGTCTCACAAAGGAACGTGGACAGCCGAAGCAGAGGGCAAAGGCAGAGCCAGGGGAGCCGGAAAGCAACCGCCCGGCCCCAGTTGATGAGGAGCAGTTAGGCGGACAGACACCCATGAGGGGAAGCCTGGTCAGGCCAACCCAGGGACCTGAGACCCTCAGGCAGCTGGAAGGCACCACCGAAGCTGCTGCCCAGGCCCAGAGGGAACAGCCGGAGCCTCCACCTGCCGCGGTCACGGACACGCCCAACACCGCTGAGAGGATTTCCGCCTCCGGCCAG aTCCGCTCTGTGATCAGGAGGAGCCGGGAGACGGGCCACGCACATCCCATGTCCCGGGAGCCCTCCCCTCGCCGCCGGCTGGACCCCGCCACCCTGAgcaggaccccatcccaggagcGGCTCATCGCAGAGCTGCAGGGTCGGCTGGGCATCCagccggaggcagaggaggcagCGGGGGCAGCGGGGGTCTCTGCCGAGGACTGGCTGACCGAGGGCGTCGTCATCACTGTGCAGCCTCGTGGGAGGCGGGCTGGGGGGCAGCTTGTAGAGAAG gtCGTCTTCCCTCCTGGCTCCCCCGTTCCCCTAAGAAGAACCTTCCCTCTtctggcttctcctcctcctgtctcTTTGCTCCAGCCGCACAAAGACGCCTCAGCCAGCAGCCCTTGTCCCTCGCCCAGCCTGCCCGCCCCCTCTTCCCTGAGGCCCTCCGCTTTTGCCCGAGGTTCCCCTGGGGTCCCGAGTGCTGCGGCAGGGCTTCGGGAAGAGGGTGTGCAgggccccaccccgccccctcctgCACCCCACACTTGGAGGTCCGTGGGCTGCCAGACCGACGAGGACCCGCTCTTCCCCCCAATGCAG ATCCAGGGCCTGGAACAAATGGCGGATGGAGAAGCGTGGGCGGCCGGCTGGCCTCCGAGCGACAGGCAGAGCAGTCCCGAAGGGCAGGACGAGGGAGGG TTCATGGCCCAGGGGAAGACGGGGAGCAGCTCTCCCCCTGGTGGGCCCCCGAAGCCTGGGAGCCAGCTGGATAGTATGCTGGGGAGCCTGCAGTCTGACCTGAACAAACTGGGGGTCGCCACGGTTGCCAAAGGGGTCTGCGGGGCCTGCAAGAAGCCCATCGCGGGGCAG GTCGTGACCGCCATGGGAAAGACGTGGCACCCAGAGCACTTCGTCTGCACCCATTGCCAAGAGGAGATCGGATCCCGGAACTTCTTTGAGCGGGATGGACAGCCCTACTGTGAAAAGGACTATCACAACCTCTTCTCTCCGCGCTGCTACTACTGCAATGGTCCCATCCTGGAT AAAGTGGTGACAGCCCTTGACCGGACGTGGCACCCCGAGCACTTcttctgtgcccagtgtggagccttcTTTGGTCCAGAAG GGTTCCATGAGAAAGACGGCAAGGCCTACTGCCGGAAGGATTACTTTGACATGTTCGCGCCCAAGTGTGGCGGCTGTGCCCGGGCCATCCTGGAGAACTACATCTCGGCCCTCAACACTCTCTGGCATCCTGAATGCTTTGTATGCCGG